Genomic DNA from Rhodothermales bacterium:
GCACGATCCCGAGTGGCTGCAGCCGGTTCAGGTCGGGATCCACCACCCAGGCCCGGTATACCGCGTAGTCGCCCAACTCAGACGGCGCCGGAAGCCCCTGCAAAGCGAACTCGGTCTCATACCGGTGTCGGCCGTCCCGATCCACAGCTACCGTAAACGGGCTGCCGGCAGGCCGGAGCAGGCGCACGGACCCCATCGCCCCATAGACGCGCGAGGCGGGCTCCAGCCGAATGCAATAGTCGTCTCCGGCGACACAGGCGTCCTGCGCCTGGATCGGCACGGCGGCCAACAACAGGGCGACGACTGCCAGGTGCCGGCAGTGCCTGATCATGCGATCTTGAGCGCGGCTTCCAGTTGCGCGATGCTGTCCCGCAGCTGCGCGGCTTTCTCGAACTCAAGGTTCTCGGCCGCTTCCAGCATCTGGTTGCGCATCTGGACCACCAGGTCCTTCTTCTGATCGTCGTCCAGGTACTTCACGACCGGATCAGCCACAACCAGGTTTTCGTCCGGACCGTCGTAGTACTCCTTGCGGCCGGTCTCGTCGCTCTTCTCTTCAGCGATGATCGTGCCCTGGCGGATCTGATCCTTGGACTTGAGCACCGTCCGGGGCACGATGCCGTGTTCCTCATTGTAGGCGAGCTGGATGGCCCGTCTGCGCTCGGTCTCATCCATCATGCGCTCCATCGATCCGGTGATCGTATCGGCATACATGATGATGCGGCCGTTGGCGTTTCGGGCCGCGCGCCCAGCTGTCTGAATCAGCGAACGATCCGAGCGAAGGAACCCTTCCTTGTCGGCGTCCAGAATGGCTACCAGGGAGACTTCAGGCAAATCAAGCCCCTCGCGCAGCAGGTTCACGCCGATCAGCACCTCGAACTCGCCCAGGCGCAGCCCGCGCAGGATTTCCACGCGCTGCAGCGCATCGATATCCGAGTGCAGGTAGCGCACCTGCACGCCGTACGAGCTCAGATAATCGGCCAGATCCTCGGCCATGCGTTTGGTCAGCGTGGTGACCAGCGTGCGCTCGCCCCGCTTGCTGACCTCTTTCACCTCGTGCAGCAGATCGTCGATCTGACCTTTCGAGGGCCTGATGGTGACCTCGGGATCGGGAATGCCGGTGGGACGGATGATTTGCTCCACAAACACGCCACCACACTGCTCGAGCTCGAAATCTCCAGGAGTCGCGCTCACGTACAGCACCTGGTCCTGGGCGGCTTCGAACTCCTCAAAGGTCATCGGCCGGTTGTCGAGCGCGCTGGGCAGCCGGAATCCGTGCTCCACCAGGGTCAGCTTGCGAGCACGATCTCCGTTATACATGGCGCGGACCTGAGGCAGTGTGACGTGGCTCTCGTCAATTACCATCAGGAAATCGTCCGGGAAGTAGTCCAGCAGGCAGTACGGCCTATCGCCAGGATTCATGCCGGTCAGGTGCCTGGAATAGTTCTCGATGCCCGAGCAGTAGCCCACCTCGCGCATCATCTCCATATCGAAGAGCGTGCGCTGCTCCAGCCGGTGCGCCTCCAGCATCTGTCCGTTCTCCCGGAGTACTGCCAGTCGCCAGTTCAGCTCGTTCTCGATGGACTTGACTGCCGCCTCGATTTTCTCCTTGGGCGTCACGAAGATCTTCGCCGGGTAGATCGTCAGAAACTCCTCATCGGACACATCCTGCCCGGACTTGACGTCGAAC
This window encodes:
- the uvrB gene encoding excinuclease ABC subunit UvrB; the encoded protein is MQVPTSAFQIESEFSPTGDQPKAIRELLEGLDRGDRYQTLLGATGTGKTFTVSNVVAEAGRPTLVISHNKTLAAQLYAELKQFFPNNAVEFFISYYDYYQPEAYIVHSDTYIEKDMSINDRIDRLRLRATSSLVSGRRDVIVVASVSCIYGLGSPEEFKSEIVQVNDGMQIERNELLRKLIAVFYSRNDVEFVPGTFRVRGDVVEVFPAYFEDRAYRIAFWGDEVEKITVFDVKSGQDVSDEEFLTIYPAKIFVTPKEKIEAAVKSIENELNWRLAVLRENGQMLEAHRLEQRTLFDMEMMREVGYCSGIENYSRHLTGMNPGDRPYCLLDYFPDDFLMVIDESHVTLPQVRAMYNGDRARKLTLVEHGFRLPSALDNRPMTFEEFEAAQDQVLYVSATPGDFELEQCGGVFVEQIIRPTGIPDPEVTIRPSKGQIDDLLHEVKEVSKRGERTLVTTLTKRMAEDLADYLSSYGVQVRYLHSDIDALQRVEILRGLRLGEFEVLIGVNLLREGLDLPEVSLVAILDADKEGFLRSDRSLIQTAGRAARNANGRIIMYADTITGSMERMMDETERRRAIQLAYNEEHGIVPRTVLKSKDQIRQGTIIAEEKSDETGRKEYYDGPDENLVVADPVVKYLDDDQKKDLVVQMRNQMLEAAENLEFEKAAQLRDSIAQLEAALKIA